A genomic segment from Sphingomonas oryzagri encodes:
- a CDS encoding glycoside hydrolase family 31 protein produces MKRVSGWALACAMVAAGATAALAQSAPAVTAQAARVTPVAGGVEVRRGAAVMRVVALTDAILRVRIAPDGRFPEDASWAVDAATRAKHATVTAAPDGFATAALRVHVDARSGALAVTDPQGRVISQDAARPLALDGTAFTVAKRLPLTEHIFGLGDKTGGALDRRGMSYVDWNTDAYGFSSSTDPIYKSIPFFLGVGGEGDSYGILFDNTYRAWFDFGHKDADTLTFGAPDGPIDYYIIAGPSTAEVVRRYTDLTGKAPLPPLWSLGYQQSRYSYMDDAELRGVAARLRSDRVPTDVLWLDIDFQDRNRPFTVNTQAFPDFARTIGDLKKDGFQTVTIADLHVAAAANQGYAPYDQGMAGHHFVRDASGQTYVGEVWPGPSVFPDFTDAAARKWYGTLFRSLTDAGVAGIWNDMNEPSVFKTPTATMPLDNIHHIAGDDFSPRDASHAEIHNVYGMENTRATYDGLLALRPDERPFVMTRASYAGGQRYSATWTGDNSATWDHLKLAIHQVINLGLSGFSWSANDVGGFTGGPSPELLTRWFEIATFMPIFRDHAAKDTPRAEPWVDGPEHLAIRRRFVEERYRLMPYLYALADDNARTGDPIMRPVFYDYPDAIHATCDQGMAFTLGRDLLVAPPPHPESPQTYDVCLPQGGWYDYWTGLAVTQGKADQGGGPVQAAAQTMMDAPAGGTNVTETPKLDRLPVFVRAGAIVPRQPLVQSTSEIPQGPLSIDVYPGPDCTGTLYADDGHSLDYRRGSFYRRAIRCTRDAQGLTISFTAADGRFVPWWKQIAVTVHGATASGTVTVDGRKLTSSFDAAGQRLSFQFDEQRGARDIVIAP; encoded by the coding sequence ATGAAGCGTGTTTCGGGCTGGGCGCTGGCGTGCGCGATGGTGGCGGCCGGCGCGACGGCGGCTTTGGCGCAGTCCGCCCCTGCCGTGACGGCGCAGGCGGCGCGCGTAACGCCGGTCGCGGGCGGCGTCGAGGTCCGTCGCGGCGCGGCGGTGATGCGGGTCGTCGCCCTCACCGACGCGATCCTGCGCGTCCGCATCGCGCCGGACGGTCGCTTTCCCGAGGATGCGAGCTGGGCGGTAGACGCGGCGACCCGGGCGAAGCACGCGACCGTGACGGCTGCGCCCGACGGCTTCGCCACAGCGGCGTTGCGCGTCCATGTCGATGCGCGGAGCGGCGCACTCGCCGTTACCGATCCGCAGGGGCGGGTCATCTCGCAGGACGCCGCACGCCCGCTCGCGCTCGACGGCACGGCCTTCACCGTCGCCAAGCGGCTGCCGCTGACCGAGCATATCTTCGGCCTCGGCGACAAGACGGGCGGCGCACTCGATCGGCGCGGCATGTCCTATGTCGACTGGAACACCGATGCCTACGGGTTCAGCAGTTCGACCGACCCGATCTACAAGTCGATCCCCTTCTTCCTCGGCGTCGGCGGGGAGGGGGACAGCTACGGCATCCTGTTCGACAACACATACCGCGCGTGGTTCGATTTCGGCCACAAGGACGCCGATACGCTGACCTTCGGCGCGCCGGACGGGCCGATCGATTATTACATCATCGCCGGCCCCAGCACCGCCGAGGTCGTTCGCCGCTACACCGATCTCACCGGCAAGGCGCCGCTGCCGCCGCTCTGGTCGCTCGGCTACCAGCAGTCGCGCTATTCCTACATGGACGATGCCGAACTGCGCGGCGTCGCCGCCCGTCTGCGCAGCGACCGGGTGCCGACCGACGTGCTGTGGCTCGACATCGACTTTCAGGATCGCAACCGCCCCTTCACCGTCAACACGCAGGCCTTCCCCGATTTCGCCCGCACGATCGGCGACCTCAAGAAGGACGGCTTCCAGACGGTCACCATCGCCGATCTCCATGTCGCGGCGGCGGCGAACCAGGGATACGCGCCCTACGATCAGGGCATGGCGGGCCACCATTTCGTTCGCGACGCCAGCGGGCAGACCTATGTCGGCGAGGTGTGGCCCGGCCCGTCCGTTTTCCCCGATTTCACCGATGCCGCCGCGCGCAAATGGTACGGCACACTGTTCAGGTCGCTCACCGATGCGGGCGTCGCCGGCATCTGGAACGACATGAACGAGCCGTCGGTGTTCAAGACGCCGACCGCCACCATGCCGCTCGACAACATCCACCACATCGCCGGCGACGATTTCTCGCCGCGTGACGCCAGCCATGCCGAGATCCACAACGTCTACGGAATGGAGAATACCCGCGCGACCTACGATGGTCTTCTGGCGCTCCGCCCCGACGAGCGGCCCTTCGTGATGACGCGCGCGAGCTACGCTGGCGGCCAGCGCTACTCCGCCACATGGACGGGCGACAACAGCGCGACCTGGGATCATCTGAAACTCGCGATCCATCAGGTGATCAACCTCGGCCTGTCGGGCTTTTCGTGGAGCGCCAACGACGTCGGCGGCTTCACCGGCGGCCCCAGCCCGGAGCTGCTGACCCGCTGGTTCGAGATCGCGACCTTCATGCCGATCTTCCGCGATCACGCCGCCAAGGACACGCCGCGCGCCGAGCCGTGGGTCGACGGGCCGGAGCATCTCGCCATCCGCCGCCGCTTCGTGGAGGAGCGCTATCGGCTGATGCCCTATCTGTACGCGCTGGCGGACGACAATGCGCGCACCGGCGATCCGATCATGCGCCCGGTCTTCTACGATTATCCGGATGCGATCCATGCGACCTGCGATCAGGGCATGGCCTTCACGCTGGGTCGGGACCTGCTGGTGGCACCGCCACCGCATCCGGAATCGCCGCAGACATACGATGTCTGCCTGCCGCAAGGGGGCTGGTACGATTACTGGACGGGCCTCGCCGTCACGCAGGGCAAGGCCGATCAGGGCGGCGGCCCGGTGCAGGCGGCCGCGCAGACGATGATGGATGCGCCCGCCGGCGGCACCAACGTCACCGAGACGCCGAAGCTCGATCGGTTGCCGGTTTTCGTGCGCGCCGGCGCGATCGTGCCGCGCCAGCCGCTGGTCCAGAGCACCTCCGAAATTCCGCAGGGTCCGTTGTCGATCGACGTCTATCCGGGGCCGGACTGCACTGGCACGCTTTATGCCGACGACGGCCACAGCCTCGATTACAGGCGCGGCTCGTTCTACCGTCGTGCGATCCGCTGCACCCGCGATGCGCAGGGGCTGACGATCAGTTTCACGGCGGCGGACGGGCGGTTCGTGCCGTGGTGGAAGCAGATCGCCGTCACCGTCCATGGCGCGACGGCAAGCGGCACCGTGACGGTCGACGGCCGCAAGCTGACGTCGAGCTTCGACGCGGCCGGGCAGCGCCTGTCCTTCCAGTTCGACGAGCAGCGCGGCGCGCGGGACATCGTGATCGCGCCGTAA
- a CDS encoding LytR/AlgR family response regulator transcription factor, which produces MRILLVDDEQLALDRLRVFFDDIENADVVGEARDGDSAIRLIEELRPDLVILDIQMPGRNGLRTASDIAVDPRPEVIFVTAHEHYAPDAFDLEAADYILKPVRFDRLRVATERARRRRLLHDVAARADQLEAEVQGLRGGLGTAPSPPPPDPEIWVPERHGQRRVPIETIDWIEAARDYVLLHTELRSYMLRATMAMLEEKLAGTALIRVHRSAFVRPSRVGEIRHEGRTMSLILADGTAVQVGPSYVEAVERALGVRA; this is translated from the coding sequence ATGCGCATCCTGCTGGTCGATGACGAGCAACTGGCGCTCGACCGGCTGCGGGTGTTCTTCGACGACATCGAGAATGCCGATGTCGTCGGCGAGGCCCGCGACGGCGACAGCGCCATCCGCTTGATCGAGGAACTGCGCCCCGATCTCGTCATCCTCGACATCCAGATGCCGGGCCGCAATGGCCTGCGCACCGCCTCCGACATCGCGGTCGACCCCCGGCCGGAGGTGATCTTCGTCACCGCGCACGAACATTATGCCCCCGACGCCTTCGATCTGGAGGCGGCCGACTATATCCTGAAGCCGGTGCGATTCGATCGCCTGCGCGTCGCCACCGAGCGGGCGCGGCGGCGGCGCCTGCTCCACGACGTCGCCGCGCGCGCCGACCAGCTGGAGGCGGAGGTGCAGGGTCTGCGCGGCGGTCTGGGCACCGCTCCGTCACCGCCGCCGCCCGATCCCGAAATCTGGGTGCCCGAACGGCACGGCCAGCGCCGCGTGCCGATCGAGACGATCGACTGGATCGAGGCGGCGCGCGACTATGTGCTGCTCCACACCGAACTGCGCAGCTACATGCTGCGCGCGACGATGGCGATGCTGGAGGAGAAGCTGGCCGGCACCGCGCTGATCCGCGTCCACCGCTCGGCCTTCGTGCGGCCTTCGCGCGTGGGCGAGATCCGCCACGAAGGCCGCACCATGTCGCTCATCCTCGCCGACGGCACGGCCGTGCAGGTCGGCCCGAGCTACGTCGAGGCGGTCGAGCGCGCATTGGGGGTGCGCGCCTGA
- a CDS encoding sensor histidine kinase, with amino-acid sequence MLSTAAENDRRDARWRDAILAIVGLWLIVLVIYLPIIINNHHGEGTVSVLLDCATIPVSMLLAVPLFVVFRATLGLPPVLRGVLLMAELMLIVVGQLAFDLVYTHFVITHASLTWSAVPHDLAHSYDRGFRYAAVFAINLALFQLAYSRRRSRRQERQLASLVAASRQAEIDALLAKLSPHFLFNTLNVISGLVVTRRNREADDLLGRLSTFLRASLGQDAYRFGAVDSELSLVEDYLEIESARFGERLVPRVGCEPEAASLPMPKLLLQPLIDITVRDGVDTVTDPVTVTVNAAIEGDAWLRLAVSDDARIAGRRVDPAEAVLATIHQRLDALFGGRASLDVHANGQGFLATMRLPLDALRRELV; translated from the coding sequence ATGCTTTCAACCGCCGCCGAAAACGACCGCCGGGATGCCCGCTGGCGAGACGCGATCCTGGCGATCGTCGGCCTCTGGCTGATCGTGCTGGTGATCTACCTGCCGATCATCATCAACAATCACCATGGCGAGGGCACGGTGAGCGTGCTGCTCGATTGCGCGACGATCCCGGTTTCGATGCTGCTCGCCGTGCCGCTGTTCGTCGTGTTCCGCGCCACGCTGGGGCTGCCGCCAGTGCTGCGCGGCGTGCTGCTGATGGCGGAGCTGATGCTGATCGTTGTCGGCCAGCTCGCCTTCGATCTCGTCTACACGCATTTCGTCATCACCCATGCCAGCCTGACCTGGTCGGCGGTGCCGCATGACCTCGCGCACAGCTACGATCGCGGCTTCCGCTATGCCGCTGTCTTCGCGATCAACCTCGCCTTGTTCCAGCTCGCCTATTCGCGCCGCCGCTCGCGTCGGCAGGAACGACAGCTCGCCAGCCTCGTCGCGGCCAGCCGGCAGGCGGAGATCGACGCGCTGCTCGCCAAGCTCAGCCCGCATTTCCTGTTCAACACGCTCAACGTCATCTCGGGTCTCGTCGTCACCCGCCGCAACCGGGAGGCGGACGATCTGCTGGGCCGTCTTTCCACCTTCCTGCGCGCCTCGCTGGGGCAGGACGCCTACCGCTTCGGCGCGGTGGACAGCGAATTGTCGCTGGTCGAGGACTATCTGGAGATCGAAAGCGCGCGCTTCGGCGAGCGGCTGGTCCCGCGCGTCGGCTGCGAGCCGGAAGCCGCCAGCCTGCCGATGCCCAAGCTGCTGCTCCAGCCGCTGATCGACATCACCGTGCGCGATGGCGTCGATACCGTGACGGATCCTGTGACCGTCACCGTCAATGCCGCCATCGAGGGCGATGCCTGGCTGCGCCTAGCGGTGAGCGACGATGCCCGGATCGCCGGCCGCAGGGTCGATCCGGCCGAGGCCGTGCTTGCCACCATCCATCAGCGTCTCGATGCCTTGTTCGGCGGGCGGGCATCGCTGGACGTCCATGCCAACGGGCAGGGCTTCCTCGCCACGATGCGCCTGCCGCTCGATGCGCTGCGGCGGGAGCTGGTGTGA
- a CDS encoding sensor histidine kinase: MQGSIAATGVVRQRPSALWRAFGTLCAIEAMVLLVYCCSQIMLGKFPAGTLVLTGVVMVLGDTLCDLPLLVALIASERLQPRLRWTLMLFGVLVVTIAQSFFDTQARTWTGLRNPDSQPFREGVIHAFPINFYANMMWVGLIAMQQAYYSLRARTDELVAARASERATQLAALRFQLNPHFLFNALNALSSLVVVGRAAQAEEMIGRLSGFLRASLGAREGAMVRLEDEFETIEAYLDVERVRFDDRLETRIDLPADLRCAQVPPFLLQPLVENAMKYGVAPARRPVTVEIAAAIEGGELWLTVRDDGEGADGVSGGGGVGLANIRERLALSYGVAARLEAGPEALGGYRALVRLPLVSRAEPILHEAVLAA; this comes from the coding sequence ATGCAGGGGTCCATTGCCGCTACCGGCGTCGTCCGGCAGCGTCCGTCCGCTTTATGGAGGGCGTTCGGCACGCTGTGCGCGATCGAGGCGATGGTACTGCTCGTCTATTGCTGCTCGCAGATCATGCTCGGCAAATTCCCCGCCGGGACGCTCGTCCTGACCGGCGTCGTCATGGTACTGGGCGATACGCTGTGCGACCTGCCGTTGCTCGTCGCGCTGATCGCTTCCGAGCGGCTGCAGCCCAGGCTGCGCTGGACGCTGATGCTTTTCGGCGTGCTCGTCGTGACGATCGCGCAATCCTTCTTCGATACGCAGGCGCGCACCTGGACGGGGTTGCGCAACCCCGACAGCCAGCCGTTCCGCGAAGGGGTGATCCACGCCTTCCCGATCAACTTCTACGCCAACATGATGTGGGTGGGGCTGATCGCCATGCAGCAAGCCTATTATTCGCTGCGCGCCCGTACGGACGAACTGGTCGCGGCGCGCGCCAGCGAGCGCGCGACCCAGCTCGCCGCGCTTCGCTTCCAGCTCAACCCGCACTTCCTGTTCAACGCGCTCAACGCGCTGTCGAGCCTCGTCGTCGTCGGTCGCGCCGCGCAGGCGGAGGAGATGATCGGCCGCCTGTCCGGCTTCCTGCGCGCGTCGCTGGGCGCCCGCGAGGGGGCGATGGTCCGGCTGGAGGACGAGTTCGAGACGATCGAGGCCTATCTCGACGTCGAGCGGGTGCGCTTCGACGATCGGCTGGAAACGCGGATCGATCTGCCCGCCGATCTGCGCTGCGCGCAGGTGCCGCCCTTCCTGCTCCAGCCGCTGGTCGAGAATGCGATGAAATATGGTGTCGCCCCGGCGCGGCGGCCGGTGACCGTCGAGATCGCCGCCGCGATCGAGGGGGGCGAGCTATGGCTCACCGTGCGCGACGACGGCGAGGGCGCCGACGGGGTAAGCGGCGGCGGCGGTGTCGGCCTGGCGAACATCCGCGAGCGGTTGGCGCTCAGTTACGGTGTGGCCGCACGGCTGGAGGCCGGTCCGGAAGCGCTGGGTGGGTATCGCGCGCTCGTCCGCCTGCCGCTGGTCAGCCGGGCGGAACCGATCCTGCATGAGGCCGTGCTGGCCGCCTGA
- a CDS encoding CsgG/HfaB family protein, translated as MSTAAATLAATPAAADPSSGRKAQASGTQDIPHCTRSLGSVAIVEPDTQWWREYNLGSPEAILKVFIAQSGCFTMVNRGRAMASRNMERAMADSGELQSGSNLGKGQVKAADYFLQPDIVSGNNHSGGNNIGGALGGLMGHGFGAVLGGISVNKKEANVTLSLVNARTTEEQALTEGYYRKSDLSFGAGGGGGWWGGFAAAGGGGYQDTAIGQVIVLAYLDAYTKLVTQLGGLPSNAAAAAPIAR; from the coding sequence ATGTCCACCGCTGCCGCGACGCTGGCCGCGACGCCGGCCGCCGCCGATCCCTCCTCGGGCCGCAAGGCGCAGGCGAGCGGCACGCAGGACATTCCGCACTGCACGCGCAGCCTCGGCTCCGTCGCGATCGTCGAGCCGGATACCCAGTGGTGGCGCGAATATAATCTCGGCAGCCCAGAAGCGATCCTGAAGGTGTTCATCGCGCAATCCGGCTGCTTCACCATGGTCAATCGCGGCCGCGCGATGGCGAGCCGCAACATGGAGCGCGCCATGGCCGATTCCGGCGAACTCCAGTCCGGTTCCAATCTCGGCAAGGGCCAGGTGAAGGCGGCGGACTATTTCCTCCAGCCCGACATCGTGTCCGGCAACAACCATTCGGGCGGCAACAATATCGGCGGCGCGCTCGGCGGCCTGATGGGCCACGGCTTCGGCGCGGTGCTGGGCGGCATCAGCGTCAACAAGAAGGAAGCGAACGTCACGCTCAGCCTCGTCAACGCCCGCACCACGGAGGAGCAGGCGCTGACCGAGGGCTATTACCGCAAGTCCGACCTGTCCTTCGGCGCGGGCGGCGGCGGCGGCTGGTGGGGCGGCTTCGCGGCGGCGGGCGGTGGCGGCTATCAGGACACCGCGATCGGCCAGGTGATCGTGCTCGCCTATCTCGACGCCTATACCAAGCTCGTCACCCAGCTCGGCGGCCTGCCGAGCAATGCGGCCGCGGCGGCACCGATCGCGCGCTGA